The DNA window ATCGCCGGAAAATGGAACGGCCGGTTCGTCGATTTGCGCACGCCGCTTCACGAAGACGGCGAGCTCGTGATTATTACCCAAGACATGCCTGAGGCGCTTGACATTTTGCGTCATAGCACCGCCCATTTAATGGCGCAGGCGGTCAAGCGGCTGTATGACAACGTTAAGCTTGGCGTCGGCCCGGTCATTGAGAACGGCTTCTACTATGATATTGATATGGAGCATAAGCTGACGCCGGATGATTTGCCGAAAATTGAGGCGGAAATGCGCAAAATTGTCAAAGAAAATCTCGACATCGTTCGCAAGGAAGTGAGCCGCGATGAGGCGATTCGCCTGTATGGGGAAATCGGCGACGACTTGAAACTTGAGCTCATCAACGACATTCCGGAGGGCGAGACGATTTCCATTTACGAGCAAGGCGAGTTTTTCGATCTTTGCCGCGGCGTGCATGTGCCGTCGACCGGGAAAATCAAAGAGTTTAAGCTGCTCAGCATCTCAGGCGCCTATTGGCGCGGCGACAGCAACAACAAAATGCTGCAGCGCATTTACGGCACGGCGTTTTTCAAAAAAGAAGATTTGGATCATTATTTGCACTTGCTTGAAGAAGCGAAAGAGCGCGACCATCGCAAGCTTGGCAAAGAGCTTGAGCTGTTTACGACATCGCAAAAAGTCGGACAAGGGCTGCCGCTTTGGCTGCCGAAAGGGGCGACGATCCGCCGCCTGATCGAACGGTACATCGTCGATAAAGAAATCGCCCTTGGCTACGACCATGTATATACGCCGGTGCTCGGCAGCGTAGAGCTGTATAAGACGTCAGGCCACTGGGACCATTATAAAGAAAACATGTTTCCGCCGATGGAAATGGATAACGAACAGCTCGTGCTGCGGCCGATGAACTGTCCGCACCATATGATGATTTATAAAAGCAAGCTTCATAGTTACCGCGAGCTGCCGATCCGCATCGCCGAGCTCGGTACGATGCATCGCTACGAAATGTCCGGGGCGCTGACCGGGCTGCAGCGCGTCCGCGGCATGACGCTCAATGACGCCCATATTTTCGTGCGTCCGGACCAAATTAAAGACGAGTTTAAGCGTGTCGTCAATTTGATTTTGGAAGTATACAAAGACTTTGGGCTCGACGAATATTCGTTCCGCCTGTCGTATCGCGACCCGCACGATAAAGAAAAATATTACGATGACGATGAGATGTGGGAAAAGGCGCAACGCATGTTGCGCGAAGCGATGGACGAGCTTGGCCTCGACTACTACGAGGCCGAAGGAGAAGCGGCGTTTTACGGGCCGAAGCTCGATGTGCAAGTGCGCACGGCGCTCGGCAAAGATGAAACGCTCTCGACCGTGCAGCTTGATTTCCTCTTGCCGGAGCGGTTTGACTTAACATACATCGGCGAAGACGGAAAGCCGCACCGTCCGGTCGTCATCCACCGCGGCGTCGTTTCCACGATGGAACGGTTTGTCGCCTTCTTGATCGAAGAGTACAAAGGTGCGTTTCCAACGTGGCTCGCTCCAGTGCAGGTGGAAGTCATCCCGGTATCGCCGGAAGCCCATCTCGATTATGCGTATGAAGTAAAACAAGCGCTGCAGGCGAACGGCTTCCGTGTTGAAGTCGACGAACGTGATGAAAAAATCGGTTATAAAATCCGCGAAGCACAAATGCAAAAAATTCCGTACATGCTCGTTGTCGGCGACAAAGAAGCAGCCGAGCGGGCGGTCAACGTCCGCCGCTACGGCGAAAAAGACAGTCGGACGGTCGCGCTTGATGAATTTATCGCTATACTGGAAGAAGATGTGCGGCAAAAACAGGCGAAAGAACGATGAACCAACAGCGGCCCGCAGGCGGCATGCCCGCTTGCCGGGCCGCGTTTGTTTCAAGGCGGACGGCGGCGCTGTACTGGAAACGCGGGGAGAGAAGGACGGCAAAACTTTTTTGTAAAAAATCATAAGTTTTCTCTTGTCAACGAAATGATGTTTCGCTATAATAAGGGACGTTGTGTTTATCAAGAGTGGCTCCTTGACACGCCATCGCCAAGGTGGTATAGTGTATAAAGTGGAATGATTGCTTGTTTGTAACGAAAGCAGAAGCACCCGCTTCTCACCTGACCGGCGCCTGGGCGGCTGTTGGCAGGTTGTTACGGTTCGCAAATGGTTTGTTCGAACGTCGTGCGCGGGTGCTTTGTGCATCCGCGCTTTTTCGTTAGGAGCGGGGTTCTGCCGGCAAACAAGCCAGTCGGAAAAAACCTTGGAGGTGGCTCATTATTAGCAAAGATTTTATTATCAACGAACAAATTCGTGCCCGGGAAGTGCGCTTAATCGATCAAAACGGCGATCAGCTCGGCATTAAGTCGAAGCAGGAAGCGCTCGAGATCGCGGCAAGACGCAACTTGGACCTTGTCCTTGTCGCCCCGAACGCCAAACCGCCCGTTTGCCGCATTATGGATTACGGCAAATTCCGTTTTGAACAGCAAAAGAAAGAAAAAGAAGCGCGCAAAAAACAAAAGGTGATCAACATTAAAGAGGTGCGCCTCAGCCCGACGATCGAGGAGCATGACTTCAACACGAAACTGCGCAACGCGCGCAAGTTTTTGGAAAAAGGCGATAAAGTGAAGGCGACGATCCGGTTTAAAGGGCGGGCGATCACCCATAAAGAAATCGGACAGCGCGTCCTTGACCGCTTCTCGGAAGCGTGCGCCGACATTGCGGTCGTTGAAACGGCACCGAAAATGGACGGGCGCAACATGTTTTTAGTGCTGGCACCGAAAAACGACAACAAGTAAGGAGGAACTACGATGCCAAAAATGAAAACTCACCGCGGCTCAGCCAAACGGTTCAAAAAAACGGCGAGCGGCAAATTAAAACGCGGCCATGCGTATACGAGCCACTTGTTTGCGAATAAAACGAAAAAACAAAAACGTCATCTTCGCAAAGCGACGCTCGTCTCGCCTGGCGATTTCAAACGCATCCGTCAAATGCTTGACAACTTGAAATAATGACCGATCATAGGAGGGAACGATTATGCCACGCGTAAAAGGTGGACCAGTGACGCGCAGACGTCGCAAAAAAGTATTAAAGCTTGCAAAAGGGTATTTCGGCGCGAAACACGCGTTATATAGAGTTGCGAACCAGCAAGTGATGAAATCGCTCATGTATGCGTACCGTGACCGCCGTCAACGGAAGCGCGATTTCCGCAAATTGTGGATCGCCCGCATCAACGCGGCGGCCCGCCAAAACGGCTTGTCTTACAGCCGCCTCATGCACGGCTTGAAACTGGCTGGCGTCGAAGTAAACCGGAAAATGCTCGCTGACTTGGCGGTCAATGACCAAGCGGCATTTGCCCAACTCGCTGATTTGGCAAAAGCGAACTTGAATAAGTAATTACGATGGCCATCCTGAACGGGGATGGCCATTTTTATTATAGGAAATGGAGTGGGGGAGGGGCCATATGATACAATATGCCATAGCCGTCAATCTTTTCGCTTTTTTTGCTATGGGGCTTGATAAATATAAGGCGAGACGCCAACGTTTCCGCATCGCTGAGCGGACGCTTTGGCTTTTGGCGTTATTCGGCGGTGCAGCCGGCGCGGCGGCAGGGATGTATACGTTTCGTCATAAAACGCGCCATCGTGCGTTCCGGTACGGCTTGCCGCTGTTGGCGGCGGCGGAATTCATTGTGTATTGGCAGTGGATAGAGTAGAAAGGGGAGGAGAGTATGAACTGGCCTTTGCTTTACGACATGCAGCGGACGTTGGATGAGCGGATTGAAGCGGAGCACGGTCTCGTGCAGGAAGACTTGTTCAGTCGAAAGATGCTCGCCTTTCTCGTCGAACTCGGCGAGCTGGCAAATGAAACGCGCTGTTTTAAGTTTTGGAGCGTGAAGCCGTCTTCGCCGGCAGAGCGCATTCTTGAAGAATATGTCGATGGCTTGCACTTTTTGCTTTCGCTCGGGCTTGAGTGCGGCTTGTTTTATCAAGAAAATGAAGCTCCGTTAGCGGAGCGGTCGCTAGTCGAGCAGTTTCTCGCCGTGTTTCATGCCGCTGACCGGTTTGGGATGACGAAAGGGCGCGCAGACTATGACGAGTTGTTTACAGAATATTTGCGGCTCGGCGCGGCGCTCGGTTTTTCGGCAGATGTGATCACCATCGCGTACCGGCGGAAAAATGAAGTGAACCATCAGCGGCAAAATGAACGGTATTAAGTTCTTTTTCTTTCGGATGACAAATGATTGAATTTTGCCAACCGCCAGCTTTTTCAAGTATAATAAAAAAGTGGACAAAAACGGAAAGGGGTGCCAAGATGGCGAAGTTAGACGAAACGTTGACAATGCTGAAAGCGTTGACCGATGCAAAAGGCGTCCCGGGCAATGAACGGGAAGCGCGCGACGTGATGAAAACATACATAGCTCCCTATGCGGATGAAGTGACGACCGATGGGCTTGGCAGCTTGATCGCCAAAAAAGAAGGGAAATCCGGCGGGCCGAAAGTCATGATTGCCGGCCATTTGGATGAAGTCGGTTTCATGGTGACGCAAATCGATGACAAAGGGTTCATCCGCTTTCAGACGCTCGGCGGCTGGTGGAGCCAAGTGATGCTCGCCCAACGCGTGACGATCGTCACAAAAAAGGGCGATATCACCGGTGTCATCGGTTCGAAGCCGCCGCACATTTTGCCGCCGGAGGCGCGCAAAAAACCGGTCGACATTAAAGATATGTTCATTGACATCGGGGCGACGAGCCGCGACGAAGCGATGGAATGGGGCGTCCGTCCAGGCGATATGATTGTGCCGTATTTTGAGTTTACTGTGTTGAACAATGAAAAAATGCTGCTTGCCAAAGCGTGGGACAACCGAATCGGCTGTGCGATCGCCATTGAGGTGCTCAAGCAGCTGAAAGGCGTTGACCACCCGAACACGGTGTATGGCGTCGGCACGGTGCAGGAAGAAGTCGGCTTGCGCGGGGCGCGCACGGCTGCCCAATTCATTCAGCCGGACATCGCCTTTGCTGTTGACGTCGGCATTGCCGGCGATACGCCGGGCGTGTCGGAAAAAGAGGCGATGGGCAAACTCGGCGCCGGCCCGCACATCGTGTTGTACGATGCGACGATGGTGTCGCATCGCGGCTTGCGTGAATTTGTCATCGAGGTGGCGGAAGAGCTGAACATTCCGTACCATTTTGACGCCATGCCTGGCGGCGGCACGGATGCGGGGGCGATCCATTTGACGGCGAGCGGCGTCCCGTCGCTGACGATCGCCATCCCGACGCGCTATATCCATTCGCATGCCGCCATTTTGCATCGAGACGATTATGAAAACACGGTTAAGCTGTTAGTCGAAGTGATCAAACGGCTTGATGCGGAGAAAGTGAACGAAATTACGTTTGAATAAAGAGTGTGAGAGGCTGCCTGAAAAGGCCGCCTCTTTTGGCGAAAAGGATCTCCGTATATACAGAACGGGAAACAGGTGTCCCCAATCGTTTTGGGGACACGTGTTGATTGGCGGCCACAGCGCCGTTTATGGCGTCGATCTGTAGGCGGCGCCTGTTATGAATTTCCTCGATTGGTTCACATGTTCTGACCGTTCTTCGCTTTGCCAGCGGATATATTCAAACACGCTTTTGCATTGATGGCAATAAAACTGTCTAACTAGTTGTGCCGTGCCAAACGGCGCGATCAACTGCACATTGGTGGAATGACAAAAGGAGCAGTGCGGCTTTTCATAATGGTTATTTTGCATCGGTCACCGCCTCTTTCCGCCAAACGCGATCAAGGCTGTGTTGGAATCTGGTGAGCAAATCCTGGTAAAAATTGGAGATTGACTGAATCCAGCCGTTCGTATCTCTGACCGCTTTGAACGATTTCCCCGTTTCGTTTTTAATATCCGGTTTTTTGCCGACATGTCCGTTCAAGTCAAACGTCCACCAATATAACAGCCGCGCATGCCCTAGTTCCCCTTGGGCCATCGCGATGGAAGCAAGCATCGATTCCACATCTGGAGCGCTGAATCCCACTTTCGCCAAACGATCGCCTAACACAAATTTATTATCGGCAATTCCTTCGGTTAACGTAATTAACGCATGTTTGCTCATATCGCTTCAGCTCCTTTAATCCGGGATTCATAATTCATTACACCGTCGGAAAGGGAAACGCGCAAAAAGTTCTCTTTTTTGACGACAAACATATCAAACCAGTCTTCCTCATCGTAGATGAAATTCGCATAAATTTTTGCCAGGCTGTCCGAGTCGGAATCTCATCGTACACGGTCAACAACGGCGGAACGCTTAACAGCTCGGTATCCGCGACGATCTTGAGCGTCTGTTTCAGCGCTTCGCAATCCTCGTCGTTCATATCCTCTTGATTTTCCAAAATAAATCCATTCTTGATTTTTTGAATTAACTCTTCTTTTGTCATATATCCCCTCACCTTTTTGTTACGTTTTTAAAATATAGTTACTAAAACACAATACAAAACAATTCAAAAATTCCGTCAATAATGTTTTTATATTTTTTTTGCGACACCCATTGTTCTGACGCTTGATTTGGCTGTTCATAAGTGATTGATTTTCTATATTTAGATAGTGAAAATAGTAAAAAGTAATATGTTTTTCATTCTGTGTTTTTTAAAACATAATAATGGATATGAAGTGTCAAGTAAGGGGATCGTTCTTTCTGCTTCGCTGATCATACATTGGACGGCAAGGGAAGCGAGCATGGACAAAGAGGAACAGCTACGTGGCGGCACCGTAGTAAGCGGGTAGGCTCGATTATGATTGGCGGAAAGGGGAAGATGGATGTGGATGAAAATGGAAAAGCCGCCCCAGTCGGGCGGGCTTTTTTCGCTGATGCGAGATGCTATGGTTTAGCACTGCCTAGAAGGCAGGGGGGATAGAACGAGCAGCCTTACCGCAGCGTTTCTTGAATGGAAAGGCTTTGCCGCCACCGTTTCCCATGGTCAACATGTGCGCATAGGAAACCGTGATGTTTCAGCATCCTTCTAGGGAAAGGCGCCCACAACGCCAAAGGATGCCTACTGTTTTACTGCTTGCTCAAGCGTGGTGAGCATCATGTCTTTTTGCTGCTCATTGGCGTGCGTCCAAATGGCTTCAAACAGGACGCCAAGGCCGGGCAAATACTTTTCTTCACCGCGTTGAATCGCGTCTTCAATCGTATGTTCGAGCTGGTCTTTCGAATTGTTGGCGACGTTGTGCATAATCGCATGGCGAAGGTTTAAATCCATTGTCATCACCTCATTTGCCGTTGTTGTACAACGTTATCGTTTGCCAATGGCGATGGATTTATACATTGGCTTCGATTTTGCTATAATCAAGTGAGAAACTTGATGTGTGAGGTGACGGAACAATGGAAAAAGCGACATTCGCCGGCGGCTGCTTTTGGTGCATGGTGACGCCGTTTGAGGAACTCGACGGCATTTACGGCATCGTCTCCGGCTATACGGGCGGGCATGTCGAGAATCCGACGTATGAGCAGGTGAAAACGGGGACGACGGGCCATTACGAGGCGGTGCAAATCACGTTTGACCCGGACGTATTCCCATATGAGCGGCTTTTGGAACTGTATTGGTGTCAAATTGATCCGACCGATGACGGCGGCCAGTTTCATGACCGCGGGCCGCAATATCGGACGGCGATTTTTTACCATAACGAAAGACAGCGCCAGCTCGCCGAGCAGTCCAAGCGGGCGTTGGAAGAAAGCGGGCGCTTCTCGAAGCCGATTGTGACGAACATTTTGCCGGCCACAACGTTTTATCCGGCGGAAGAGTATCATCAAAACTACCATAAGAAAAACCCGAAGCATTACAAGCAAGACCGCGCCGCCTCCGGGCGCGATGAGTTTATCGCCAAACATTGGGGGGCGAAGCGGTGAAGCGAATTGAATCGCCAAAAAACGCGCGCGTGAAGCAATGGAAAAAGTTGCTGACGAAAAAAGGGCGCGAAGAAACCGGGTGGTTTTTGCTCGAAGGATTCCATCTCGTCGAAGAGGCAGTGAAAAGCCGAGCGCCGCTTGTCGAGCTGATTGTGGACGAGCGGGCCGCGATTCCGCCCGGCTGGGACGTCAGCGATGTTCCGGTAGTGATCGTAACAGAAGCGGTGATGAAGGCGATCAGCAGCACGGAAACACCGCAAGGGATCGCCGCTGTCTGCCGGCAGCGGCCGCATGAGCTCACAGGTGTGAAAACGGCGTTGCTCATTGATGCCGTGCAAGACCCGGGCAATCTCGGCACGCTGATCCGCACCGCCGACGCGGCCGGCATCGATGCCGTCATTTTAGGGGAAGGATGCGCCGATTTGTACAATCCGAAAGTGATCCGCGCAACCCAAGGGTCGCTGTTTCATCTTCCGGTTATCAAAGGCGATGTGGCGGAATGGATCACGCGTTTGAAAGAGCAAGGCATTCCGGTGTACGGCACCGCCTTGGAAAACGCGGTCGATTACCACACCATCCCACGGTCATCCTCATTCGCGCTTGTCGTCGGCAATGAAGGAAGCGGCGTCCGGCGCGAGCTGCTCGAGCTGACGACAGAAAACGTCTACATCCCGATTTATGGCCAGGCGGAGTCGCTTAACGTTGCCGTCGCAACGGGAATTTTGCTTTATTCCTTACAGGCGGTGCGGTAAAAAATTTGCCCCTCACCTTGCCTTTGCCCGCGCATTTGCGTATAATGAATAGCGACATTTCCCATACGGACAACAACGATGACGGAGAAAAGTAGCTTGCCGCTCGCCATCCAGGGAGAAAACGCCATAGACTGGGAGCGTTTTTATGGCCGACGCAAGCGAAGTTCACCTCCCGAGTTGACACCGGGACCATCCCCCATAGGTGGGATGTAAAGGTGATCCGGCTTTTGGCCGTTATGGCAAGGAAGCGAACAGCGCGTCTTCATTGGCGCTGTTAACAAGGGTGGTACCGCGAGCAACAACTCGTCCCTTACTGGGGGCGGGTTTTTTTATTTTGTCAGAGGAGGGATTGGCGTGAAAGAACGGTTGCATGAACTCGAGCGAGAAGCGCTTGCAAAAATTGAACAAGCTGGCGATTTAAAAGCGCTCAATGATGTGCGCGTCGCCTATTTAGGCAAAAAAGGGCCGATTACCGAAGTGCTGCGCGGCATGGGAGCATTGCCGCCAGAAGAGCGTCCGAAAATCGGTGCGCTGGCCAATGAGGTGAGAGGGGCGATCCAACAGGCGCTTGAGGCAAAACAAACGAAACTGGAAGAAGAAGAAGTGGAGCGGAAGTTGGCGGCTGAAGCGATCGATGTGACGCTTCCGGGGCGTCCGGTGAAACTGGGCAATCCCCATCCGCTGACGCGCGTCATCGAGGAAATTGAAGATTTGTTCATCGGCATGGGCTATACGGTCGCCGAAGGGCCGGAAGTCGAGACCGACTATTACAACTTTGAGGCGCTCAATTTGCCGAAAGGCCACCCGGCCCGCGATATGCAAGACTCGTTTTATATTACGGAAGAAATGTTGCTTCGCACCCACACATCGCCGATGCAGGCGCGGACGATGGAGAAGCATCGCGGGCGCGGCCCGGTAAAAATCATTTGCCCGGGCAAAGTGTACCGCCGCGACACCGATGATGCGACCCATTCGCATCAGTTTACGCAAATTGAAGGGTTGGTGGTTGACCGCAACATCCGGATGAGCGACTTGAAAGGAACGTTGCGCGAATTTGCCCGCAAGCTGTTCGGCGAAGGGCGCGACATTCGTTTTCGACCGAGCTTTTTCCCGTTTACGGAGCCGTCGGTCGAAGTCGATGTGTCCTGCTTCCGCTGCGAAGGGCACGGCTGCAGCGTCTGCAAAGGCACGGGCTGGATTGAAATTTTGGGCGCCGGCATGGTGCACCCGAATGTGCTCGAGATGGCTGGGTTTGATTCAAAAACGTACACCGGATTTGCGTTCGGCATGGGGCCGGAGCGGATCGCGATGTTGAAATACGGCATTGACGATATCCGCCATTTCTATCAAAACGATCTTCGTTTCTTGCAACAATTTTTGCGTGTCTAACAGAAAAAAGGAGGGGTTATGAATGCTCGTTTCGTATCGTTGGCTAGGCGAATACGTCGATTTAACGGGCGTGACGGCCAAAGAACTCGCTGACCGCATCACCAAAAGCGGCATTGAAGTCGAGCGGATCGAGGTGCTCAACCGGGGAATGAAGGGAGTCGTCATCGGTCATGTGCTCGAATGCGAGCCGCACCCGAACGCCGACAAACTGCGGAAGTGCCTTGTTGATCTTGGCGAAAGCGAGCCGGTGCAAATCATTTGCGGCGCCCCGAACGTCGCCAAAGGGCAAAACGTCGCTGTCGCCAAAGTCGGCGCGGTGCTGCCGGGCCATTTTAAAATCAAACGGGCGAAGCTGCGCGGCGAAGAGTCAAACGGCATGATTTGTTCGCTCCAAGAGCTCGGTGTTGAGGCGAAAGTCGTGCCGAAAGAATACGCCGAAGGCATTTTCGTTTTCCCGAGCGACGCGCCGGTCGGCGCCGATGCGTTGGAATGGCTCGGCTTGCACGATGAAGTGCTCGAACTGGCCTTGACGCCCAACCGCGCTGACTGCTTAAGCATGATCGGCGTCGCTTACGAAGTTGCTGCGATTCTCGGCCGCGACGTGAAGCTGCCGGAAGCGGTGGTCAGGGAAAACAATGAAAAGATCCATGACTACATTTCCGTCCGCGTCGATGCGCCGGAAGACAATCCGCTGTACGCCGGGCGGATCGTGAAAAACGTCCAGATCGGTCCGTCGCCGCTTTGGATGCAAGCGCGCTTGATGGCGGCCGGCATTCGCCCGCACAACAATGTTGTCGATATCACCAACTACATTTTGCTTGAGTACGGCCAGCCGCTGCACGCGTTTGACTACGACCGCCTCGGTTCGAAGAAGATCGTCGTCCGCCGGGCGAAGGCAGGGGAAACGATCGTGACGCTTGACGATGCCGAGCGGAAGCTGACCGAAGATCATCTCGTCATCACGAACGGCCATGAGCCGGTCGCTTTAGCCGGCGTGATGGGCGGAGCCAACTCGGAAGTGCGCGATGACACGAAAACAGTGTTCATCGAAGCGGCGTATTTTACGAGTCCGGTCATTCGCCAGGCGGTAAAAGATCACGGACTGCGCAGCGAAGCGAGCACCCGCTTTGAAAAAGGGATCGATCCGGCGCGGACGAAAGAAGCGCTCGAGCGCGCCGCGGCGCTGATGGCCGAATACGCCGGCGGCGAAGTTGTCGGCGGCATCGTGGAGGCCAGTACATGGAAAGAGGAGCCGGTTGTTGTCACAGTGACGCTCGAACGCATCAACGGCGTCCTCGGCACAGTGATGACGAAAGAGGAAGTGGCTGACATTCTTTCGAACTTGCAATTCTCGTTTGCGGAAGACAATGGAACGTTTACAATTCACGTCCCATCGCGCCGCCGCGATATTGCGATCGAAGAAGATATCATCGAGGAAGTCGCCCGCCTGTACGGCTACGACCATTTGCCGGCGACGTTGCCGGTGGCCGAGGCAAAACCGGGCGAGCTGACGCCATACCAAGCGAAACGCCGCCGCGTCCGCCGCTATTTGGAAGGTGCCGGCTTGTTCCAGGCGATCACGTATTCGCTCACCAGCCCGGACAAAGCGACGCGGTTTGCTTTGGAGACCGCCGAACCGGTCCGATTGGCGCTGCCGATGAGCGAGGAGCGGAGCGTTCTCCGGCAAAGCTTAGTGCCGCATTTGCTTGAAGCAGCGAGCTACAACCGCGCCCGCCAAGTCGAGAACGTCGCTCTGTATGAAATCGGCTCCGTCTACTTGTCGAAGGGAGAAAACGTTCAGCCGGCGGAAAACGAGCGGCTTGCCGGCGTCATCACCGGTTTATGGCATGCTCACCTTTGGCAAGGGGAGAAAAAAGCGGCCGATTTCTATGTTGCAAAAGGTGTGCTTGACGGCTTGTTCGACCTGCTTGGGCTGTCTGATCGCATCAGCTACCGCCCGGCGAAGCGCGCCGACTTGCATCCGGGGCGGACGGCGGAGATTGCGCTTGACGGCAAGATGATCGGCTTTGTCGGCCAGCTCCACCCAGCCGCGCAAAAAGAGTACGATTTGAAAGAAACGTACGTCTTTGAACTCGCCTTGGCCGAGCTGTTGAACGCGGAAGGAGAAGCGATCCGCTACGAATCGATTCCGCGCTTCCCGTCGGTTGTGCGCGACATCGCTTTAGTCGTCGATGACAGCATCGAAGCAGACGCCCTCAAGCAGGCGGTCGAAGAAGCTGGGAAACCGCTGTTGAAAGAGGTTGCCCTCTTTGACGTCTACAAAGGCGACCGCCTGCCGGCCGGGAAAAAATCGCTCGCCTTCTCGCTCCGCTATTATGATCCGGAACGGACGCTCACCGATGAGGAAGTCACGGCTGTTCATGAGCGGGTATTGGCGGCGGTCGAAGAGCAGTTTGGCGCGGTGTTGCGTGGGTAATGTCGCAGCTGTAGAAGCAGGGAGCACGGGCAGCTCCCTGTTTTTCTATTCCGTCACACCGAAGCGTGCAAAAAGGGGGAGAACGATGCGAACCATTCAGGCCGCGATCATTGCCTTGCTTTTGCTTGCCGGGTTGTACGGATGCGCTGCGGGGCGGCCGGATGGCAGACAACAACCGGTTGAGCTCACCGTCTCAGCAGCTGCCAGTTTGCAAGACGCGCTAGAGGAAGTGAAAACCACCTTCGAGCGCGAGCATCCGAACATCCGCGTTCACTATAACTTTGGGTCATCCGGCGCCTTGCAAAAACAAATCGCGCAAGGGGCGCCGGTCGATTTGTTTTTCTCCGCCGCCGTCCTGCCGTTTGCGGAGCTGAAAAAGGAAGAATTGATTGATTCTGCGCATGAAAAAACGGTGCTGGCCAACGAACTCGTGCTCATTGTGCCAAAACAAGAAGAAGAGGCGATTCAGTCGCTCGATGACATCCTTCGCGCGAAACGGGTGGCCATTGGCATCCCTGAGTCGGTGCCGGCCGGCATATACGCGAAACAAACGCTTGAGCGCGCCGGGCTTTGGGAAACCGTCAAGCCGCGCCTCGTTTTGGCCAAAGACGTCCGCCAAGTGTTGACGTATGTCGAAACGGGCAACGTCGACGCCGGCTTTGTGTATCGGACGGACGCGCTTGTCTCCAGCAACGTGAAAATCGCGGCTGTGGTGCCTGATGAGATGCACGAACCGATCGTCTATCCGCTCGGTGTGGTCAAGACGAGCAAGCATCTGCAAGAAGCGCGCCAGTTTTATGCTTATTTAACGAGCGAACAAGCGTTGAAGCAGTTTGAACGGCATGGGTTTCGCCGCGCCCGGCAGCACTAAACAGGGG is part of the Geobacillus sp. 46C-IIa genome and encodes:
- the thrS gene encoding threonine--tRNA ligase, whose translation is MPDVIRITFPDGAQKEFPSGTSTEDIAASISPGLKKKAIAGKWNGRFVDLRTPLHEDGELVIITQDMPEALDILRHSTAHLMAQAVKRLYDNVKLGVGPVIENGFYYDIDMEHKLTPDDLPKIEAEMRKIVKENLDIVRKEVSRDEAIRLYGEIGDDLKLELINDIPEGETISIYEQGEFFDLCRGVHVPSTGKIKEFKLLSISGAYWRGDSNNKMLQRIYGTAFFKKEDLDHYLHLLEEAKERDHRKLGKELELFTTSQKVGQGLPLWLPKGATIRRLIERYIVDKEIALGYDHVYTPVLGSVELYKTSGHWDHYKENMFPPMEMDNEQLVLRPMNCPHHMMIYKSKLHSYRELPIRIAELGTMHRYEMSGALTGLQRVRGMTLNDAHIFVRPDQIKDEFKRVVNLILEVYKDFGLDEYSFRLSYRDPHDKEKYYDDDEMWEKAQRMLREAMDELGLDYYEAEGEAAFYGPKLDVQVRTALGKDETLSTVQLDFLLPERFDLTYIGEDGKPHRPVVIHRGVVSTMERFVAFLIEEYKGAFPTWLAPVQVEVIPVSPEAHLDYAYEVKQALQANGFRVEVDERDEKIGYKIREAQMQKIPYMLVVGDKEAAERAVNVRRYGEKDSRTVALDEFIAILEEDVRQKQAKER
- the infC gene encoding translation initiation factor IF-3, whose translation is MISKDFIINEQIRAREVRLIDQNGDQLGIKSKQEALEIAARRNLDLVLVAPNAKPPVCRIMDYGKFRFEQQKKEKEARKKQKVINIKEVRLSPTIEEHDFNTKLRNARKFLEKGDKVKATIRFKGRAITHKEIGQRVLDRFSEACADIAVVETAPKMDGRNMFLVLAPKNDNK
- the rpmI gene encoding 50S ribosomal protein L35, producing the protein MPKMKTHRGSAKRFKKTASGKLKRGHAYTSHLFANKTKKQKRHLRKATLVSPGDFKRIRQMLDNLK
- the rplT gene encoding 50S ribosomal protein L20; the encoded protein is MPRVKGGPVTRRRRKKVLKLAKGYFGAKHALYRVANQQVMKSLMYAYRDRRQRKRDFRKLWIARINAAARQNGLSYSRLMHGLKLAGVEVNRKMLADLAVNDQAAFAQLADLAKANLNK
- a CDS encoding DUF1294 domain-containing protein; the protein is MIQYAIAVNLFAFFAMGLDKYKARRQRFRIAERTLWLLALFGGAAGAAAGMYTFRHKTRHRAFRYGLPLLAAAEFIVYWQWIE
- a CDS encoding dUTP diphosphatase, with the translated sequence MNWPLLYDMQRTLDERIEAEHGLVQEDLFSRKMLAFLVELGELANETRCFKFWSVKPSSPAERILEEYVDGLHFLLSLGLECGLFYQENEAPLAERSLVEQFLAVFHAADRFGMTKGRADYDELFTEYLRLGAALGFSADVITIAYRRKNEVNHQRQNERY
- a CDS encoding M42 family metallopeptidase; this encodes MAKLDETLTMLKALTDAKGVPGNEREARDVMKTYIAPYADEVTTDGLGSLIAKKEGKSGGPKVMIAGHLDEVGFMVTQIDDKGFIRFQTLGGWWSQVMLAQRVTIVTKKGDITGVIGSKPPHILPPEARKKPVDIKDMFIDIGATSRDEAMEWGVRPGDMIVPYFEFTVLNNEKMLLAKAWDNRIGCAIAIEVLKQLKGVDHPNTVYGVGTVQEEVGLRGARTAAQFIQPDIAFAVDVGIAGDTPGVSEKEAMGKLGAGPHIVLYDATMVSHRGLREFVIEVAEELNIPYHFDAMPGGGTDAGAIHLTASGVPSLTIAIPTRYIHSHAAILHRDDYENTVKLLVEVIKRLDAEKVNEITFE
- a CDS encoding Phenylacetic acid catabolic protein; its protein translation is MSKHALITLTEGIADNKFVLGDRLAKVGFSAPDVESMLASIAMAQGELGHARLLYWWTFDLNGHVGKKPDIKNETGKSFKAVRDTNGWIQSISNFYQDLLTRFQHSLDRVWRKEAVTDAK
- the sspI gene encoding small acid-soluble spore protein SspI gives rise to the protein MDLNLRHAIMHNVANNSKDQLEHTIEDAIQRGEEKYLPGLGVLFEAIWTHANEQQKDMMLTTLEQAVKQ
- the msrA gene encoding peptide-methionine (S)-S-oxide reductase MsrA → MEKATFAGGCFWCMVTPFEELDGIYGIVSGYTGGHVENPTYEQVKTGTTGHYEAVQITFDPDVFPYERLLELYWCQIDPTDDGGQFHDRGPQYRTAIFYHNERQRQLAEQSKRALEESGRFSKPIVTNILPATTFYPAEEYHQNYHKKNPKHYKQDRAASGRDEFIAKHWGAKR